One window from the genome of Pseudomonas frederiksbergensis encodes:
- a CDS encoding ABC transporter ATP-binding protein: MANLKIKNLQKGFEGFSIIKGIDLEVNDREFVVFVGPSGCGKSTLLRLIAGLEEVSDGTIELDGRDITEVSPAKRDLAMVFQTYALYPHMSVRKNMSFALDLAGVPKADVEKKVNEAARILELGPMLERKPKQLSGGQRQRVAIGRAIVRNPKIFLFDEPLSNLDAALRVQMRLELARLHKELQATMIYVTHDQVEAMTLADKVVVLNGGRIEQVGSPLELYHQPANLFVAGFLGTPKMGFLKGKVTALDGQGCEVLLDAGTRINLPRSGANLSVGGAVTLGIRPEHLNLAQPGDCTLRVTADVSERLGSDTFCHVVTASGEALTMRVRGDLASRFGEQLDLHLDAEHCHLFDAEGVAVSRALRAAA; the protein is encoded by the coding sequence ATGGCCAACCTGAAAATCAAGAATCTGCAAAAAGGTTTCGAAGGTTTCTCGATCATCAAGGGCATCGACCTTGAGGTGAACGACCGTGAATTCGTAGTCTTTGTCGGCCCATCGGGCTGCGGCAAGTCCACGTTGCTGCGGCTGATCGCCGGCCTGGAAGAGGTCAGCGACGGCACCATCGAACTCGATGGCCGGGACATTACCGAAGTCAGCCCGGCCAAGCGCGACCTGGCGATGGTGTTCCAGACCTACGCCCTGTACCCGCACATGAGCGTGCGCAAGAACATGTCCTTCGCCCTGGACCTGGCCGGCGTGCCCAAAGCCGACGTCGAGAAGAAGGTCAACGAAGCGGCGCGCATCCTCGAACTGGGACCGATGCTCGAGCGCAAGCCCAAGCAACTGTCCGGCGGCCAGCGCCAGCGCGTGGCAATCGGCCGGGCCATCGTACGCAATCCCAAGATTTTCCTGTTCGACGAACCGCTGTCCAACCTCGACGCCGCCCTGCGCGTGCAGATGCGCCTGGAACTGGCGCGCCTGCATAAAGAACTGCAAGCGACGATGATCTACGTGACCCACGACCAGGTCGAAGCCATGACTCTGGCCGATAAGGTCGTCGTACTCAACGGTGGGCGCATCGAACAGGTCGGCTCGCCGCTGGAGCTGTACCACCAACCGGCCAACCTGTTCGTGGCCGGATTTCTCGGCACGCCGAAGATGGGTTTCCTCAAGGGCAAGGTCACCGCTCTGGACGGCCAGGGTTGTGAAGTGCTGCTGGACGCCGGCACGCGTATCAACCTGCCGCGCAGTGGTGCCAACCTGAGCGTCGGCGGCGCGGTGACACTGGGGATTCGCCCGGAACACCTGAACCTGGCCCAACCGGGCGACTGCACGCTGCGGGTGACCGCCGATGTCAGCGAGCGCCTGGGCAGCGACACTTTCTGCCACGTCGTCACCGCTTCCGGCGAAGCCTTGACCATGCGGGTGCGCGGCGACCTGGCGAGCCGATTCGGCGAGCAACTGGACCTGCACCTGGACGCCGAACACTGCCATTTATTCGATGCCGAGGGCGTAGCGGTTTCCCGCGCGCTGCGCGCTGCCGCCTGA
- a CDS encoding carbohydrate ABC transporter permease, which yields MTLQQSRRLQSLLLGTLAWAIAILIFFPIFWMVLTSFKTEIDAFATPPQFIFAPTLENYLHINERSNYFSFAWNSVVISFSATALCLLIAVPAAYSMAFYETQRTKGTLLWMLSTKMLPPVGVLMPIYLLAKQFGLLDTRIALIIIYTLINLPIVVWMIYTYFKDIPRDILEAARLDGATLWQEMVRVLLPIAKGGLASTVLLSLILCWNEAFWSLNLTSSKAAPLTALIASYSSPEGLFWAKLSAVSTLACAPILIFGWISQKQLVRGLSFGAVK from the coding sequence ATGACTCTTCAACAATCCCGTCGCCTGCAAAGCCTGCTGTTGGGCACGCTGGCCTGGGCCATCGCGATCCTGATCTTTTTCCCGATCTTCTGGATGGTGCTGACCAGCTTCAAGACCGAGATCGACGCCTTCGCCACGCCACCGCAGTTCATCTTCGCGCCAACGCTGGAGAACTACCTGCACATCAACGAGCGCAGCAACTACTTCAGCTTCGCCTGGAACTCGGTGGTGATTTCCTTCAGTGCCACCGCCCTTTGCCTGCTGATTGCAGTGCCGGCGGCGTACTCCATGGCGTTCTACGAAACCCAACGTACCAAGGGCACGTTGCTGTGGATGCTCTCCACCAAGATGCTGCCGCCGGTGGGCGTGCTGATGCCGATCTACTTGCTCGCCAAGCAATTTGGCCTGCTGGACACCCGTATCGCGTTGATCATCATCTATACGCTGATCAACCTGCCCATCGTGGTCTGGATGATCTACACCTACTTCAAGGACATTCCTCGCGACATCCTCGAAGCCGCGCGCCTGGACGGTGCCACGTTGTGGCAGGAAATGGTCCGCGTCCTGTTGCCGATCGCCAAGGGCGGCCTGGCCTCCACCGTGTTGCTGTCGCTGATCCTGTGCTGGAACGAGGCCTTCTGGTCGCTGAACCTCACCTCGTCCAAAGCCGCGCCACTGACCGCGTTGATCGCCTCTTACTCCAGCCCGGAAGGTTTGTTCTGGGCCAAGTTGTCCGCCGTCTCGACCCTCGCCTGCGCGCCGATCCTGATCTTTGGCTGGATCAGCCAGAAACAGCTGGTGCGCGGTTTGTCCTTCGGCGCGGTGAAGTAA
- a CDS encoding carbohydrate ABC transporter permease, protein MNSSTTTVKAPIEIAPPARKIRLANPGWFLVSPSVALLLLWMIVPLGMTVYFSTIRYNLLYPGENEFVGLENFTYFLTDSGFMPGATNTLLLVGSVLLISIVLGVLISALLEASEFFGRGIVRVLLISPFFIMPTVGALIWKNLIFHPVSGILASVWKLFGAQPVDWLAHYPLLSIIIIVSWQWLPFAILILMTAMQSLDQEQKEAARLDGAGPIAIFWHLTLPHLARPIAVVVMIETIFLLSVFAEIFTTTNGGPGYASTNLAYLIYNQALVQFDVGMASAGGLIAVVIANIAAIILVRMIGKNLTDKH, encoded by the coding sequence ATGAATAGCTCAACGACAACAGTCAAAGCCCCCATCGAAATAGCCCCGCCAGCCCGCAAGATCCGACTGGCCAACCCCGGCTGGTTCCTGGTCAGCCCTTCGGTCGCCTTGTTGCTGCTGTGGATGATCGTGCCGCTGGGCATGACCGTGTACTTCTCGACGATCCGCTACAACCTGCTCTACCCCGGCGAGAACGAATTCGTCGGGCTGGAAAACTTCACCTATTTCCTGACCGACTCGGGCTTCATGCCTGGTGCCACCAATACGTTGCTGCTAGTGGGCAGCGTGCTGCTGATCAGCATCGTGCTCGGGGTATTGATCAGCGCCTTGCTGGAGGCCAGTGAGTTCTTCGGTCGCGGCATCGTGCGGGTATTGCTGATCTCGCCGTTCTTCATCATGCCCACCGTCGGTGCGCTGATCTGGAAGAACCTGATTTTCCATCCGGTCTCCGGGATCCTCGCCTCGGTGTGGAAGCTCTTCGGTGCCCAGCCAGTGGACTGGCTGGCTCATTACCCGTTGCTGTCGATCATTATCATCGTCAGCTGGCAATGGCTGCCCTTCGCGATCCTGATCCTGATGACCGCCATGCAGTCGCTGGATCAGGAACAGAAAGAAGCCGCGCGCCTGGACGGTGCCGGCCCCATCGCCATTTTCTGGCACCTGACCCTGCCGCACCTGGCCCGCCCGATTGCCGTGGTGGTGATGATCGAGACCATCTTCCTGCTGTCGGTGTTCGCCGAAATCTTCACCACTACCAACGGTGGCCCAGGCTATGCCTCCACCAACCTCGCCTACCTGATCTACAACCAGGCGCTGGTGCAGTTCGACGTCGGCATGGCGTCGGCCGGAGGCTTGATTGCCGTGGTCATCGCCAATATCGCCGCCATCATCCTGGTCCGGATGATCGGCAAAAACCTCACCGACAAGCATTGA